A window from Mya arenaria isolate MELC-2E11 chromosome 9, ASM2691426v1 encodes these proteins:
- the LOC128246969 gene encoding protein C3orf33 homolog, translating to MDDGNRTNGSRRIKKTFIDDFQVFVDRNHRIFTNALYAAGGITVIYMAWKVKATTVFTRVEKIPTDFIQNRVQLLGQVRRIDNDGVLHIQHKPIVKLKVPFTKPKSTDLLPVHLACIDVSLEGHLWLQQNMLERVVWFHLLHRSKEHGEARLHCKVEIPRRFRWNIQVNEELVKMGICKISSLEQLKEIDPASTNQNLLQYIDRLVKLEHQASSKSVGMWTQSEDKVWSKKGLNLVKFVLTGPINIVKYIIRQLRRK from the exons ATGGATGATGGCAATAGAACCAATGGCAGCCGTCGGATTAAGAAGACTTTTATTGACGATTTTCAAGTGTTTGTTGACCGAAATCATCGCATTTTTAca AATGCTTTGTATGCTGCTGGTGGAATCACAGTAATCTATATGGCGTGGAAGGTCAAAGCG ACGACAGTATTCACCCGCGTTGAGAAGATCCCAACAGATTTTATCCAGAACCGAGTCCAGCTTCTAGGTCAAGTGAGGCGAATTGATAATGATGGGGTGTTACACATACAACATAAGCCCATTGTCAAGTTAAAGGTCCCATTTACCAAGCCAAAATCCACTg ATCTGTTACCTGTCCACCTTGCTTGTATCGATGTGAGCCTTGAAGGACATCTTTGGTTACAGCAAAACATGCTTGAACGTGTTGTATGGTTTCATCTACTCCATAGATCCAAAGAGCATGGGGAAGCTAGGCTGCATTGCAAGGTGGAAATACCAAGG agaTTCAGATGGAATATTCAAGTAAACGAAGAACTGGTGAAAATGGGAATATGTAAAATttcatctctagaacaattaaaagaaattgaCCCGGCTTCCACCAATCAGaatttgttacaatatataGATAGACTGGTTAAGTTGGAACATCAGGCATCAAGCAAAAGTGTAGGAATGTGGACACAGTCTGAGGATAAAGTGTGGTCAAAAAAGGGTTTAAATCttgtaaagtttgttttaacaggaccaataaatattgtgaAATACATAATCAGACAACTGCgaagaaaataa
- the LOC128202952 gene encoding retinal rod rhodopsin-sensitive cGMP 3',5'-cyclic phosphodiesterase subunit delta-like, with amino-acid sequence MPARAEDIMKGFKLNWMNLRDADSGKVLWQSSDDLSSPGVEHEARVPKKILKCRAVSREINFSSKESMDKFRLEQKVLFKGKCLEEWLFEFGFVIPGSTNTWQSVIEAAPESQMMPANVLNGNVVIETRFYDEAVLVSTSKVRIFYV; translated from the exons ATGCCAGCAAGGGCGGAGGATATTATGAAGGGCTTTAAGCT AAATTGGATGAATCTCCGTGATGCTGACAGTGGAAAAGTTCTGTGGCAATCTAGTGATGATTT gtCATCGCCTGGAGTTGAGCACGAAG CAAGAGTACCAAAAAAGATTCTGAAATGCCGGGCTGTTTCAAGAGAGATCAACTTTTCATCAAAAGAGTCCATGGATAAATTCAGATTAGAACAGAAAGTATTGTTCAAAGGAAAGTGTTTAGAAG AGTGGCTGTTTGAGTTTGGTTTTGTGATCCCTGGTTCCACCAATACGTGGCAGAGTGTGATAGAAGCTGCCCCAGAGAGCCAGATGATGCCTGCTAATGTACTCAA TGGTAATGTGGTTATTGAAACCAGATTTTACGATGAAGCGGTTCTAGTCAGCACCTCCAAAGTGAGAATCTTCTATGTGTAG